CGAGTCGACGTGCTGCTGCATCGAGGGCGCTCCGGTCATGACCGCATCGGTCCATACCTCCTCGTCGAACGGGCTGCCAGGATGCTCCGCACCCACGATCCCTGAGGCAATCGCCGGATGGTAGTCATACTGGGAATCGCGACTCACTAAAAGCGCGTCGGCGGATACCTCGATGTCGCGCCACTGGAAATCGGCAGCGCCAACGAAACTCGTTCTCCGGCCGGCAGGCACCAGCGATTGATACTTCGACAGGCTGATTCTTTGTGGCTCACCCGGGACCAGATCGGAGATCGAAACATCATCCGAATCGCGAGCTTCAGGCAATCCCGCCACCGGAGCATTCAGTCCCGGCAGGTCGGCGCCGTCCAGCGAGCGGATGCCGAAGCTGGCGCGATAGTCCAACCCACCATAAGGCCGATAGTCCTGATCACGAGATATGGCCCGCTCGTGGCCGAGCAGATCACCGAGCTCCAGATGATCCAACGTCGCGGCGAAACGCGCGGCCCCGCGCCGGCCGCCGAGGCTGAGCGTAGTTCGCCATTGCTCCGCACCGCCCGCAGCAATTCCATAGCGCTGCTCCACTGCAAGCTCGTCGAGGTGACGACGCGTGACGATATCGATCGTGCCCGCAATGGCGTCCGATCCATAGCGCAGCGACCCCGAGTCGTAGTGAATGTCGACGTGATCGACCGCGGACAGCGGAATGGTGTTGAGGTCGAACGCGGACGAGGTAACGTTATTGGCGCTGGGCAGCGTGCGACGGCCATTGATCGTCACCAGATGCGTATCTCGGCCCAGCCCTCGAAAATCCGCATACTGCGCGCCGCTCGCGATGTAGCCGGCATGCCTTGAATAGGCGTTGCGGGCCAGGTAGCGAA
This Longimicrobiales bacterium DNA region includes the following protein-coding sequences:
- a CDS encoding TonB-dependent receptor plug domain-containing protein, whose amino-acid sequence is METWRQVARAIGIALLFAWDGTNGVDAATLDVVDESIDFDIPQQPLRTAVEAFARQTGGDTYIGREVFDACGELAVGPLVGRMTLQDAWTRLAAPVCAATGVVVEGQGTVPVFMMDHPWVRARDIDIPRGRLHEVLLAVSDRFGALSLTLHFNRKDEAEILVGPIQGHMTPEEVLTLIEHQAGVELAPHPSGPFAFSLGPSDPETPSKFRISYARPCSCPPRVVEPLREKVLVVGRGVAAPADQRGQVRFSRGDIEATGAATLPEFFRYLARNAYSRHAGYIASGAQYADFRGLGRDTHLVTINGRRTLPSANNVTSSAFDLNTIPLSAVDHVDIHYDSGSLRYGSDAIAGTIDIVTRRHLDELAVEQRYGIAAGGAEQWRTTLSLGGRRGAARFAATLDHLELGDLLGHERAISRDQDYRPYGGLDYRASFGIRSLDGADLPGLNAPVAGLPEARDSDDVSISDLVPGEPQRISLSKYQSLVPAGRRTSFVGAADFQWRDIEVSADALLVSRDSQYDYHPAIASGIVGAEHPGSPFDEEVWTDAVMTGAPSMQQHVDS